The Hemibagrus wyckioides isolate EC202008001 linkage group LG12, SWU_Hwy_1.0, whole genome shotgun sequence genome includes a window with the following:
- the gsdmea gene encoding gasdermin-E isoform X1, whose product MLKEVTHNLVHQTDRDGTLIAVSRLNDSEKLKPLAIVMKCPGTWLWQKTKYRPTDFTLNDLLQGKCIQPVLEEKVFLNKYEEMQKGNVTGSGEVDMPGVSIKAQGHGASKTLSSLGTLHKEKLIMPQFLKDSKYKKVDLQHNLITQLQGKNQIFTVVKERIFTTRGCTINFSQLKAGSGSAFLKLFSVSMVRLNESVCLQKSRDVAIEIPACTVLAYSVSELNIKSDGHYEVVVRPNGVEADDSSVTQCSDHETIELDGLWAMTPTVESSSLNVLNEDLASVKATLCELAHLTPETRFSLLNLFQEILPDQTLLSSLENKLDNICDESMYDYLPDTSSDVTDTFLDLLLCDMDTGDLQSDGCQGQGAPACWQAANSNHHGSSVNLTDQRRLILTAMHMLISAAGELTEYSLSLLKTCSPETITGLNDLLTHLTHTSQQVPFSELPFLLRNGEVPEEVEHLFNSSNITLKIDNRELHAEIGSGSKVLPLVLCVVIHGLACLNEMCEIDVEN is encoded by the exons ATGTTGAAAGAGGTCACACATAACCTGGTTCACCAGACTGACCGAGATGGCACACTGATCGCTGTGTCCAGACTAAACGACTCAGAAAAACTGAAGCCACTTGCAATCGTGATGAAGTGTCCAGGAACGTGGCTGTGGCAGAAAACCAAATACAGACCCACAGACTTCACTCTCAATGACCTGCTGCAAGGAAAGTGTATTCAACCAG TGCTAGAGGAGAAggtgtttctgaataaataTGAAGAGATGCAGAAAGGCAATGTAACTGGATCTGGGGAGGTAGATATGCCAGGAGTCAGCATAAAAGCCCAGGGGCACGGGGCATCCAAGACTTTATCCTCTCTCGGGACACTTCATAAAGAAAAACTGATAATGCCACAGTTTCTAAAAGACTCCAAGTACAA GAAAGTGGACCTTCAGCACAATCTTATTACACAGCTTCAAGGCAAAAATCAAATCTTCACTGTAGTGAAAGAGCGGATCTTCACCACACGTGGCTGCACCATTAACTTCAGTCAACTGAAAGCAGGCAGTGGCAGCGCCTTCCTTAAACTTTTCAGTGTATCCATG GTTCGACTGAATGAGAGCGTTTGTCTACAGAAGAGCAGGGACGTGGCCATCGAGATCCCTGCATGCACCGTGTTGGCCTACAGTGTCAGCGAACTGAACATAAAGAGTGATGGTCACTAtg agGTGGTTGTGAGGCCTAATGGGGTGGAGGCGGATGACAGCAGCGTCACTCAGTGTTCAGATCACGAGACGATAGAACTGGACGGCTTGTGGGCAATGACCCCAACGGTGGAGAGCTCTTCACTGAACGTCTTGAATGAAG accTGGCAAGTGTAAAGGCGACATTATGCGAATTGGCACATCTGACTCCTGAAACTCGTTTCTCTTTATTAAACCTCTTCCAAGAGATTCTCCCAGACCAGACACTTCTATCCTCTCTAGAGAACAAGCTGGACAACATATGTGATGAATCTATGTATGATTATTTGCCTGACACATCCAGTGACGTCACTGACACATTTCTGGACTTGCTGCTGTGCGATATGGACACAGGGGACCTGCAGTCAGATGGATGTCAGGGTCAGGGTGCACCAGCTTGTTGGCAAGCAG CGAACTCTAACCATCATGGATCATCTGTAAACTTAACCGATCAGAGGCGGTTAATCCTGACCGCTATGCACATGCTGATCAGTGCTGCTGGAG AACTGACTGAATACAGCCTCAGCTTGCTGAAAACCTGCTCTCCAGAAACAATTACCGGGCTAAACGATTTA CTAACTCACCTGACACACACTTCCCAGCAAGTCCCCTTCTCTGAGCTTCCTTTTCTCCTGAGGAACGGTGAGGTGCCTGAGGAGGTGGAGCACCTGTTCAACTCCTCCAACATAACACTGAAGATAGACAACAGAGAGCTGCATGCGGAGATAGGAAGTGGCAGTAAAGTGCTTCCCCTGGTACTGTGTGTGGTCATCCATGGCCTCGCGTGCTTGAACGAGATGTGCGAAATCGATGTAGAAAACTGA
- the gsdmea gene encoding uncharacterized protein gsdmea isoform X2: protein MQKGNVTGSGEVDMPGVSIKAQGHGASKTLSSLGTLHKEKLIMPQFLKDSKYKKVDLQHNLITQLQGKNQIFTVVKERIFTTRGCTINFSQLKAGSGSAFLKLFSVSMVRLNESVCLQKSRDVAIEIPACTVLAYSVSELNIKSDGHYEVVVRPNGVEADDSSVTQCSDHETIELDGLWAMTPTVESSSLNVLNEDLASVKATLCELAHLTPETRFSLLNLFQEILPDQTLLSSLENKLDNICDESMYDYLPDTSSDVTDTFLDLLLCDMDTGDLQSDGCQGQGAPACWQAANSNHHGSSVNLTDQRRLILTAMHMLISAAGELTEYSLSLLKTCSPETITGLNDLLTHLTHTSQQVPFSELPFLLRNGEVPEEVEHLFNSSNITLKIDNRELHAEIGSGSKVLPLVLCVVIHGLACLNEMCEIDVEN, encoded by the exons ATGCAGAAAGGCAATGTAACTGGATCTGGGGAGGTAGATATGCCAGGAGTCAGCATAAAAGCCCAGGGGCACGGGGCATCCAAGACTTTATCCTCTCTCGGGACACTTCATAAAGAAAAACTGATAATGCCACAGTTTCTAAAAGACTCCAAGTACAA GAAAGTGGACCTTCAGCACAATCTTATTACACAGCTTCAAGGCAAAAATCAAATCTTCACTGTAGTGAAAGAGCGGATCTTCACCACACGTGGCTGCACCATTAACTTCAGTCAACTGAAAGCAGGCAGTGGCAGCGCCTTCCTTAAACTTTTCAGTGTATCCATG GTTCGACTGAATGAGAGCGTTTGTCTACAGAAGAGCAGGGACGTGGCCATCGAGATCCCTGCATGCACCGTGTTGGCCTACAGTGTCAGCGAACTGAACATAAAGAGTGATGGTCACTAtg agGTGGTTGTGAGGCCTAATGGGGTGGAGGCGGATGACAGCAGCGTCACTCAGTGTTCAGATCACGAGACGATAGAACTGGACGGCTTGTGGGCAATGACCCCAACGGTGGAGAGCTCTTCACTGAACGTCTTGAATGAAG accTGGCAAGTGTAAAGGCGACATTATGCGAATTGGCACATCTGACTCCTGAAACTCGTTTCTCTTTATTAAACCTCTTCCAAGAGATTCTCCCAGACCAGACACTTCTATCCTCTCTAGAGAACAAGCTGGACAACATATGTGATGAATCTATGTATGATTATTTGCCTGACACATCCAGTGACGTCACTGACACATTTCTGGACTTGCTGCTGTGCGATATGGACACAGGGGACCTGCAGTCAGATGGATGTCAGGGTCAGGGTGCACCAGCTTGTTGGCAAGCAG CGAACTCTAACCATCATGGATCATCTGTAAACTTAACCGATCAGAGGCGGTTAATCCTGACCGCTATGCACATGCTGATCAGTGCTGCTGGAG AACTGACTGAATACAGCCTCAGCTTGCTGAAAACCTGCTCTCCAGAAACAATTACCGGGCTAAACGATTTA CTAACTCACCTGACACACACTTCCCAGCAAGTCCCCTTCTCTGAGCTTCCTTTTCTCCTGAGGAACGGTGAGGTGCCTGAGGAGGTGGAGCACCTGTTCAACTCCTCCAACATAACACTGAAGATAGACAACAGAGAGCTGCATGCGGAGATAGGAAGTGGCAGTAAAGTGCTTCCCCTGGTACTGTGTGTGGTCATCCATGGCCTCGCGTGCTTGAACGAGATGTGCGAAATCGATGTAGAAAACTGA